A segment of the Mytilus trossulus isolate FHL-02 chromosome 12, PNRI_Mtr1.1.1.hap1, whole genome shotgun sequence genome:
GGATGCATTACAGTTTATCAGTGTCATTTTCATTGTCTATGACTATGTCTTCAAAGATTACATTTTGGTTGTTAGGTTTTCGATGATCGtacgtttgttttgttttgaaaaacagATGGCATAGATATCTTAATATCTACTATTTTTtcgcataaaaaaaaaattacaattttctaaACTGAATAAATTCCTGTTAGTGCTTCACATTCAAAGAAAATTACTATTGTCTGATACGTTTAGTAAGCACGTATTAAATATTAAGTAGCAATAACTCGGAAACAGTGACTGAAGcccattttgacaaaatttgacTTAATTCAAGAAGATATTCtgattatttcaatatttgaacaGTTTGACGACATATTTGAGTCAACAACAGTTGTGTTCCTATAAATATATCTGACTGACAAGATGAATACAGAAAAACAATCAAACACTGGAAATCTAACGAGCGTCAAAAGGCTCGGAGACGGTCGCATAGACAGAGTAAAAGTCTCTTGGTAAACAAGCATCGCCCGCCATATCTAGATCCACACCaagttaaaatattataatcagtAAACGTCCATTATGTATCGATCGAAGTTACTTGCGATGACATGTCGATAGAATGTTGAGCAACATAAGTATGTAGGTTCCGTATGTATGTAAAATGACAGTCACAGTTCAACAATCAGTCTTTTTCTAATGCATTGTAAATCCGTCACCTTATATCAAGGTTGATTAAAAAATTTGGATTTATTGCAGTTATCCTAGGGCACAAAGTACATATGTTTGCCACTCAACACTACATTGACAATAAGTTATCAGTTTTTATAAACCATAATAAGCAAGAATCATTTAATTTGCAATTACATTTTTTCCCCTTTCTTTATGATTTCACTGGGTTGATTATGTTGTAAGAAAGCTGTTAGTCCGAGTGGCTATGATTAGCATAGTAGTCAAAGCTTTTCCACTGAGATGATATACAGCATAAATACATTACTGAAACATTGCGCTGATAGAGATAATTAAGCAACTAATGTGCAAGCTCCTTTAGTCAATGTTGAccctaaatatttttttactattagtTTTAATTCCTGTTTTAGTCATACGTCTTCTCAGCCATTGACTCAAACTTGGATTCAAATTACATGATTATATATTATGTAGAATTCTGATGCACTAAATGTATGATGCGTTTCATTCCAGTAAGAAGAAATAAAAGTGATCAATAACTTATAGACACACTTTCAGTTAACACAAAAGAAGGgcgaaatattttacattaaaatacataGATCAGaaataaaactgacaacgctatggctacaaaacaaaaaacagacaaacaatcgtacacaaacacaacatttaaaaaaacttagCTACACGAACCCTACAAAGGACTTGCGGTGATATCGGGTGATATCATAATAATATCGACAAACTCTTCCAGACAGAGGTTTTTTCCCTGGACAATTTCCCTGGGTAAAACTCGGATAGGCAGTTTCAATGTGTAACCAGAGCTCCTAACtcataatatatcaaataacttgaTTTAGATGATAAATGCTTTTTACAAACGCGAAGGTACTTGTGGACTGATTAGATCAGCATGTAAGTGTAAATGTGTTTTCCCTACTCAAGATATAAAATGCATTCAATTTAGGAAATACAAATTTACATTAATTACAGTAATCGATAAAGTGATTTCACGTAAAACATTGTTACTCAGAAAGGAAGTTTCAGATTTAAACTAACAGTTCAatctgtttttgttgttgtaatgcATTGTGTAAATGCATTTACGGATCATTTTTAGAAAGGTAGAACTAGGTTTAGGAAAATACAAACGTAACTCTTTAAATCGTCAATACGATtatgtcaaccattttcattaatatatgcTGATTTAGGtaacataaattatttcaaatctgattcaggtaaatgcttaacaTGTATTGCTGAAACCTGACCTtttcaaaatagtaaaattaaaaaaaaaatgaacatcaagaaataaattcaaAGCGGCAAGTCtgtattcaaatggcaaaatcaaaagctcgaacacatcaaacgaacagagaacaactgtcatattccagatttggtacagacattttcttatgtataatatgccggattgaacctggttttatagctagctacaCTTCTCACTTATATAACAGTCACATTAAATTCATATACGCATGACTGATTTAATGAGTTATCTCACTGAACCAAGGTCTATCCCATTTATGgtaatcaaaatatgtttgttttgtctatctgatgagttaagcctttttcaacttattttcatacataaataaggccgttagttttctcgtttgaattgttttacattgtcttatcggggccttttatagctgattatatACGTgttgggatttgctcattgttgaaggccgtacggtaatgTTAATGTGtgggtcattttggtcttctgtggatagttgtctcattggcaatcataacacatcttctttttttatataaaacgcTGCCAACATTGATGTTTTTGTGAGCGTATGGTTTTATTGCTCCtaaaatatttgttctttttgaATCGTTTTTATTTCGATTTCACTGAATGAAAAATATGAGTTCATCGTGATtttaacaaactattttttagTATCTATTCATATTGCATTATATCAGTTGTGTggttctcattttttttatttgatgttgtatgtttttataattttcctcTGTTTATTTCACATCTGCTATTTTACAATTTGTTCGGATTGGAATATGTTATGTATATGTTTCTGCGAGTGATGGTCAAGTTAACGTAGTCAGCCTGTACgagtataaaataaatatatatcattagtTCTGATTAGTTCTGTCAGTGTCACATTTAAAaaacagaatattttgtttCCGAATTGCCTTAACAAATGTGTCTTAGCAATATTCAGCTGTGTTTtcaataacttttaaataagtGTGTCTAAACATATTTGTAATAACTTTAAGTGGTTACAAAGTTCAAGTAGTGCTCAAACAAACTACATAATATtgtcttgtacatgtatattcctACAAACCACAAATTAAGACTTTTTTCGTAACATATGTTTATTAATAAGGGATCGCGGTATCTACTTTCTCTTGTATACCCATGTTTCTTAATGATAAGCAGGATATATTTACTGCTTCTCTACAATACAGTGCTTATGATTCACAAGTGCTATGCTATTTAAACATTATCAGTAAACTATTATTCGATTTGGAACATTTTCAATTCgaaaattatatttgaacttTCCGATCAATCAgattttcatactttcatgctTATCCTGGGAaatagttttttgttaaatgaaaaacaaccgTGAGAAgcttatatatatctatactgCTTCCGCAACCAGCacttttttgttcttattttataCCAAAACGATTCACATTGACTCCGGAAggaaaaaaacacttattacttttcttttataaatcaGTTTCCCACAAATATTATGACGATCAGGTAAAATTTTATCGaaagtaaaattgttgattaaaatcgaaataaatgatatatgcaGCATGAACAAATCAGCAAGACAGTGTTTTACTTGGCTTGAAGTCGATAATTCAACAACACTACAAAGTTTGAACGACCAGTTTACAGAACGGCATATAGGTGGAATAAGTTTAACTTCGATCCTAATGGTGCTTGGGATatttggaaattttgcagttattTGGATATATACTCAGAGATTCAAGTTATCAAATTACAGAACATACACGATATGGCTGGCCGTAATGGACATTGCAAATTCGTGCATCGGAATGCCTTTCCTTGTTTACTATATGAGTCATTACTTAACCTTTCCATCTAATGGTTTGTGCAAATTCGGCCGATTCACAATGGTCTTTACAACAAACTCATCAGCCTTTCTTTTAGTGGTTATAGCTTTTGATCGATATAGAAAGGTATGTAAACCTTTAAAATGGCAACTTtcctgcaaaaatataaaagtatgcTGTATTGTTGCCACCTTTTTGGGACTTTTAACTTCttggccatgtttggttttatatgGAACTTACACCGTTGATACGGTTATTCCTGATGTAAAAGGACTTCGTTGCTGGACTGATGATGCTTACAAAAATACAGTGTACCCAAAAATTTACTACATAGTGCTCTATATCTTCAATTTCCTAGTTATACCTTTCCTGTTCATTGCATATGCTCAAATCTTAAGGTTTTTACATACACATGGGACAAGCGGAGTTCGCGTGAAAACCGAAAAAACTACAATAACCCTTTTAGCTGTTTCGGCAGCTTTCCTCTTGAGTGCTATTCCACATTACAGCCTTGTTGTCATAACTCGAGTTCAAAAGGACTTTAATTGTAACATgacattttctgaaggatttgcctatTACACATTTGTCTTCTCCATTTTGCTAAATAATGCCGTAAATCCTTTCATATACGGCTTTTTGGATAGGAAGTTTCAGCGGGAAATGAGAAGAATATTTAAATCTTGTCGAGAAGATAAAGGAGATGCAGAAAACTGTAGCGTTTCACAGTCGATGGAATTGGATTCAATGGATCCTAGGCATATTCACGTTATTCCGAAAATGCAGTCTTCAGAAGTTACCCTTAATGATTAATCTCTACATGAACTATACATGCTATGGCAATAATGTTATAACATGTTTATCAACTATCAAATTTAATTCCTTACACTAACAATGCGTCTGTCGAATTAATGTTGTGTtagtttattgttatttaacattttaggTAAGTGTGGATCAAGGTGTCATTATTGTGAATTTGGACTATGATAAacagtaaaattacaaaaatacaaaactccgagaaaaaatcaaaacggaaagtccctaagcaTGCTaagcaaatgacaaaacaaatctcaaaacaaatggataacacaTGTCATAtatctgacttggtacaggcatttttttatgtacaaagTGATAACTAGTTAAAATTATCACTTCTATAACAGTCGCATACAAATCTACTACATTGACAACGATGTATAAACATACCTAATaattaaattgtcaaaaataggggcacatcagtcaacattgtttattttatgtaggtatcattatgtttaaatgcaagtttttttctttacatattaTTAAGTTAAAGTTTGGTAAATTTGGATGCAGTTTcggaaaataatttaaaagggGCATTATCTAACACTTAAAATATTCTATTGGTATAGTAGGGCtatgctttgtttttaaatgaatcatTGAGCAATACAAAGATTCCTTGATGCAGAAGtttacaaaaacatgaaaagctTGTTGCATTGTGTCAAAACTCTTGCTACATCAATGTATAGCGTTggataatacaatgtataatcaGTTGACAGATCTATTTACTTGTTAAAATGTGTGTGGCgaataaaattataagcctactacctttgataactattaacaccactgggtcgatgccactgctggtggacgtttcgtcccttCGTCCCCGACGGTATGACCAGCCCAGTaatcagcacttcggtgttgacatgaatatcaattataaggtcaaatttataaattcactgagtgtttgaaaaagaaaaaaaaatcgaaatactaaggattttcttattcatgTTATCCCAGGCATACATTACAAAATAGTTGGAATTTTTGGTAAGTAATAcgcttttactttttatttgttttggctttcaaacttttttatctgagcgtcactggtgagtcttgtatAGATGAAACGCAGGTCtgacgtataaaattataagccGGGTATCTTTAATAACTATATTTGTACCTTCTTTAGTTTTATGAAACTGACTTTTTACCATTCAAATTCTAAGAAACATTTGAGTGTTCACTCTTCGActgaacaaacaaaatattttgtgtgAAGTGCCatacctctttttttttaaagtataacaattgaatacagatattaaatgtttatttccgtttttttaaataataagatAAACATTTTATGCTAATTCATagaacaaatacatgaaatatgtgacgaaaataacaaaagaatGTGACATGTACCAacacaaataatttgtaaatatatatatatcgatttaaaaactataagtatttgtctaaaaatagcaaagtacaacaaaaatattattgtttgattttattttgattaaaattcaACGAAAAATTTAAACGAGAACAATTTAACAATACACCCACTAGAGAAAGacaataatgaaaataagtagatacaactatccacaatAGTGGTAGTTCACAAAGTTAGGTGATGAagtaataaaattttcaaaatactaagATAATGTGAATCACATGATAGACAAAGTCTTTTTAAGAGTATGTCAatcttttttctataaattcggAATATGAAACCtcaatgtatgtaaataaaggTTCCAATAATATTCTGTATTTTCTAAAATGAACGAATCAATGAACATACACAATAAGTAATGTTTATGTCTCATCGTTTTTCAATCCTGTATTGTCTgcaattttacatttgtctACTCGTGGTTCATCTGCAAAATTTTGTGTTGctttgttttatgtgtaattaCTGTTTTGTCTTACATGATTTGTTCGTATCTGTTTAGTTATTTTACTGTAtctttttatatgtatgtaAATAATAAGATAGAAATTTAGTTATTGCTTAtagaaaaaataccaaactccaacGAAAATTTAtaacggaaagtcctttatcaaataacattttatttttctcttggatattttttcaattttacctGGGGAAAGATGGTATACAAGGTTTACGTAAATTCTTTTCTTTCGACACGATAATTATTATGGGAAAGGCACCGAATACGAATAAGGTGACGGCGAATTAAAGTAATCAAATAGCTGAACAATTCTAAAGATCCGGATAAAGCATGGATATCTTTTGAAAACAAGTCCTTTTACAcgttatttatttatacaaatatttcattcaagaATATGATAAACaggtaatatttttgtaaaatatgactttaatgtccaattaaaaataaatattacgtAAGCTCGCATATTAAGGCTGCGAACAGTAAAACAAAGTATATGACTTTGACCTGACTCTGAATACGAATAAGAATAACAGTTAAAATAAAGAGGCGATTTatcaaacaacaacaacaatttcTTTATGTTAATGACGTGAATGCTTGGAAAGCTTAATAatgacattatataaataacacatagatGACAGGATGATAGAGCGAAGCTAAACGTCCTATCAATATTGTCTTTCAcagatgcattttttttttaattatatgacGTCACGTACATAACAACGTTACATGTAttagcaaaaaaaacaaaagtgaagaaatatgttttatttttatattttgacaaataacaGAATATGAGACAAAAACGTAAAACGTAATCCCGGTCTTTAATAACTTGATGTAAAATCAATTCATTGTCCCTTAAGGTATCGATTTTTGATTGGTTTGGACCAGAGAGTgacattcaaataaattgtcactcgctcagccatgtgatagagtaagTTATTTAGCCCTTTcgactttttttggattcgagcgtcactgctgagtcttttgtagacgaaacgcactcctggcgtatatacaaaatttagtcctggtatctatgatgcgtTTCTTTAACACTCTCATTATATCCAAtaaaaatatggcattttaacgtgaagtataatatTAGAATATACAAAAGTCatgcatatttaaaacaaaataacatgtTAAACGAAAACCAATACAGGTTTTTTTTGTTCTGATCGGAAATGTAACTGTTTTTGTTAACCTGGACGCTGACAGTTTGGTAATtgtacattatatttttaaatgcattcaatatatttaataaatataaatatgattttttcgATTTGAATTCACTTTTATCATAAGTTTCCTGGACGCTTTTTAGATAGAATAATAATCTTACAAGtacattcattttattttatacaatacttattaTAAATTCCTGTTTCTGAAGGTTTTGAATGGCAATCAAACATTTGTgttaaaatattactttttatatattacactttgccaacatttcatttttgtagGGGCGCTTTGGTTCGTTACTATGTGTATGTATCTTAATTATGGATATCAGTGGCGGAGCGGTCTGTCAAATTACTTTCAATGGTAGATAGGTTTTCCTAAAAGCAGAcaagaaatataaagaaatctTCACATAAAACATAGTGGTAACATTATCATTGTTCCTGAATGTTACTACATTGTACTATGTCAACATTCGATATGGCATGTTCTcaatatgtaaataatatttgaGCTCAGCAAAACCTATCAGACTTTGCttatattcattaattttgttttatatttctttgatatgccCAAAACGGATAAAAGTGCTTCatataacacacacacacacacattttTAGGCGCTGATATAATTAACTTATATTGCAGAATGTTTCCGTAACCGACATCATTGTTTTCTGATTTAATTACTAATATATGCATTACATAAATTCCGGAAAGAGGAAATCattgattttgatataaatcagTTTGTAACTACAAATATAAAAGCGATTCCTTCAAATTAATAGTGTctggaaaatatttaaaagatacatatataaatcAAGCATGAATAAGTCGGATAAACAATGTTTTACTTGGCTTCAAGGGAATAACTTAACATCTCTTCAAGATTTTAATGACCAGTTCACAGAACGACATATCGGTGGAATACTTTTTACTTCAGTCTTAATGGTGCTTGGGATAattggaaattttgcagttctTTGGATATATTCTCAAAGATTTAAGATATCTAATTACAGAACATATACTATATGGCTTGCAATCATGGACATTGCAAACTCTTTTATCGGAATGCCTTTTCTAGTTTTCTACATGAGTCATTATATAACATTTCCATCTAATGGTTTGTGCAAATTCGGCCGATTCACAATGGTCTTTACAACAAACTCCTCAGCTTATATTTTGGTTGTCATAGCTTTTGATCGATACAGAAAAGTGTGCAAGCCTTTAAAAAGGCAACTTACATCAACAGATACAACATTATGTTGCTTAACTGCCACTGTTTTAGGACTGTTGACATCTTGGCCATGCTTGATTATATATGGGATTTACACTGATGATACGGAGATTCCTGGGGTGAAACAAATTCGGTGTTGGACAGATGACGACtacaaaagtactgtttatccTAAAATTTACTACATTGCTCTCTATATCGTCAATTTTCTAGTTTTACCTTTCTTGTTTATCGTTTACGTACAGATCTTACGTTTTTTACATACACACGGAAAAAGCGGCGTTCGCAtgaaaacgaaaaagacaacaATAACCCTTTTAGCTGTGTCCGTTGCTTTCTTGTTGAGTGCTATTCCACATTACAGCTTGGTAGTAACAACTCGGTTTCAAGAGGACCTCAACTGTAAAATGACTTTTGCCGAAGGGTTTTTCTACTACACAtttgtgttttctattttgcTGAATAATTCCGTAAATCCTTTGATATACGGCTGGTTGGATACAAAATTTAAGCGTGAAATAAGGAACATGTTTCAAATATGCCGAAAAGATAACAAAGATTCAACAAGCCGTATAGAAACTCAGTCAATGGAATTAGATATAAGGGATCCTGTGCCGATTTACGTCACTGAACATGCGCTGTCTTCAGAAACAAACTTCAATGATTAAACTATATGACCATTTCTATATTTGGCTAAGCAAAATATGCTAGTAATTATAAGTGAAATTAAAGAGTTAGTGCTCTTTTTTACTTAAACTTTCGGAATTCTTACACTGATATTAAAAGATATTCACAATACTTATActtcaaaaaataaagtttgacCTCATGTTGTGTTGGTTTCTTTTGCCATTCTTT
Coding sequences within it:
- the LOC134693849 gene encoding type-1 angiotensin II receptor A-like — its product is MNKSARQCFTWLEVDNSTTLQSLNDQFTERHIGGISLTSILMVLGIFGNFAVIWIYTQRFKLSNYRTYTIWLAVMDIANSCIGMPFLVYYMSHYLTFPSNGLCKFGRFTMVFTTNSSAFLLVVIAFDRYRKVCKPLKWQLSCKNIKVCCIVATFLGLLTSWPCLVLYGTYTVDTVIPDVKGLRCWTDDAYKNTVYPKIYYIVLYIFNFLVIPFLFIAYAQILRFLHTHGTSGVRVKTEKTTITLLAVSAAFLLSAIPHYSLVVITRVQKDFNCNMTFSEGFAYYTFVFSILLNNAVNPFIYGFLDRKFQREMRRIFKSCREDKGDAENCSVSQSMELDSMDPRHIHVIPKMQSSEVTLND